Part of the Sodalinema gerasimenkoae IPPAS B-353 genome is shown below.
GCCGTGAGAGGAGGAAGCGGATAGTGAGGGGGCGTTGTCCCACCACTGAGGAGATATTCCGCATCTGCTAAAGCTGTTTTACGACGATCAGCGGGAGTCCGGCCCGCCGCCGAGATATCTGGTAGGGTTCCTGTTTCCGTAAAGCCAAACACACAGGCAAAAAGGGGCGAGGTTCCGCTATAGCGGTCTAACCAGGCCTGACCCCGAGCGGTTTCCGTATAGACTCGAATGAACGAGGAATCCCAGCTCACGTCGCCTCATCGTCATAGTCCAACGCCAAAATTCTTTGAATCCATTGGGGAGGGCGAGGAATGGGATTTCCCAGGCGATCGAGTAACAGCAACGCTCCCAAGTGAACCACAAACACATAGACGAGACTGTTAATCAGAATCGCCAAAATCGAGAGAACTTGAACCACCGTTAAACTGGGCTGAATTAGCCAACCAATCCGTTCAAAGCCCCAATTGAGGAGCTGGGTCATCTGAACCGTGAAATAGACCCATAAATCTTCTCCCAAGAGAATCGAGACCAACCAGACCCGAAAAAAGACCCCAAAGGCTCCCAACAGTCCCGTTAGGGCGATCGCCACCTCCCAACTGGCTCGTCGTTTCCACAGCACCCCCAACAGCACACCCTGTAAGCCATAAGGCACAATAAACAGGATACTGCGCGTCGGTCCCATCAACACCGACAGCAACAGTCCTGACACCAAAGCCGACATCCAGGAGGCCCGTTTCCCCCAACGTAAATAGACCAACGCCATGGGAATCGGGAAAAAGATCCGCAACAGGGGGCCGAGGGGAAAATAATAGTTAATCAGCCAAATCAAACTGGCGGTACTGGCAAGAAACGCCGTTTCCACCATCGGCAATGGCGACTGTCGAGATCGATTCATAAAGAAGGATTGCTCATGTCCAGGGGCCTTACGTTAGCATTCGTTCCAGGGCATAGACATCGGGGATGCGAATCATCTCGCGATCGCGCGAAATTAGGCCCTTCTTCTCTAACTTGCTCAACACCCGCGTCACCGTCTCCCGAGCCAAGCCGCTGAGACTACTCAACTCCCGATGAGGCAAGTTAGGAATCTCCATTCCCCCAGTTTCGTCACGAGTTCCCTGTCCTTCCGCCAAAAATAGCAAAATATCCGCCACCCGCGAAGTACTATCAGACTCCCGCAGGCGCAGACGGCGATTCACCTGACGCAAACGACGGCCCATCAACTGAGCCAAACGAATCCCCGCCAGGGGTTCCGTCTTCACCAGATGGACGAAATCCTGAGCCGGCATATTGCCGATGGTGGTTGGGGCCAGGGTAATTACATCTGTCGAACGGGGCACTTCGTCCAAAGCGGCCATCTCACCAAAAATCTCACCACTCCCGAGAATGTTGAGGGTGACTTCCTTGCCATCAATATTGTAGGTACGAATTTTAGCCCAGCCTTCCAAAATGAAATAGACAGAACTCCCCCAGTCATTTTCCAGTAACATGACTTGGTTCGGGGGGTGCGTGCGCGTTACCACATGGGCAAGGGCATCGTCAACCATTCGTTCAGGTAAACCCGCAAAGAAAGGAGTCGCCCGGAGCTTCTTTTCGAGTTCGGGATTTTGATGCGCTTCACGAGGGTGATACCGGTCTTCCATGAGGTCGTCACATATCGGTTGAAATCGGTCGAATCTGAGGTAGCTGGCAAGAATGAGCCGAGCCGACCTGAGCCGGAGGATAACACTCCTCAACTAGGCATCTCAGACTAAAGCTTAGGCACAAGTCGGGGTTGCTTCCATGAGGGCTTCTCTATCGTAGATCAGCATTGGCGAGATGTATGGTTGCGATCCTGCTTTTCTTGATCTTATCAGGCAATTGGGCGTTGCCTGGTCTTTAGGCTGGGGTTGGCATAGAAACGTTACAACTGTTGCGGTTAAATCGCACCTGGGGATGAAGTTGCTATCCATGACATCCCAAGCTTTTCCCCGGCTGAACTAGGAGTGACCCCGACAACCGCTTAAAATT
Proteins encoded:
- a CDS encoding DUF2232 domain-containing protein → MNRSRQSPLPMVETAFLASTASLIWLINYYFPLGPLLRIFFPIPMALVYLRWGKRASWMSALVSGLLLSVLMGPTRSILFIVPYGLQGVLLGVLWKRRASWEVAIALTGLLGAFGVFFRVWLVSILLGEDLWVYFTVQMTQLLNWGFERIGWLIQPSLTVVQVLSILAILINSLVYVFVVHLGALLLLDRLGNPIPRPPQWIQRILALDYDDEAT
- a CDS encoding Crp/Fnr family transcriptional regulator → MEDRYHPREAHQNPELEKKLRATPFFAGLPERMVDDALAHVVTRTHPPNQVMLLENDWGSSVYFILEGWAKIRTYNIDGKEVTLNILGSGEIFGEMAALDEVPRSTDVITLAPTTIGNMPAQDFVHLVKTEPLAGIRLAQLMGRRLRQVNRRLRLRESDSTSRVADILLFLAEGQGTRDETGGMEIPNLPHRELSSLSGLARETVTRVLSKLEKKGLISRDREMIRIPDVYALERMLT